A section of the Streptomyces sp. NBC_01591 genome encodes:
- a CDS encoding cold-shock protein yields MPTGKVKWFNSEKGFGFLSRDDGGDVFVHSSVLPDGVDALKPGQRVEFGVVAGQRGDQALSVAILDPTPSVAAAQRRKPDELASIVQDLTTLLENITPMLERGRYPDKAAGKKIGGLLRAVADQLDV; encoded by the coding sequence TTGCCGACTGGCAAGGTCAAGTGGTTCAACAGCGAGAAGGGCTTCGGTTTCCTCTCCCGCGACGACGGCGGCGACGTCTTCGTGCACTCCTCCGTGCTCCCCGACGGCGTCGATGCCCTCAAGCCGGGGCAGCGCGTCGAGTTCGGAGTCGTCGCAGGTCAGCGTGGAGACCAGGCGCTCTCGGTGGCGATCCTGGACCCGACCCCGTCCGTCGCGGCCGCGCAGCGCCGCAAGCCGGACGAGCTCGCGTCCATCGTGCAGGACCTGACCACCCTGCTGGAGAACATCACACCGATGCTGGAGCGCGGCCGGTACCCGGACAAGGCGGCCGGCAAGAAGATCGGCGGCCTGCTGCGCGCGGTCGCCGACCAGCTCGATGTCTGA